The Megasphaera stantonii genome includes a window with the following:
- the phnD gene encoding phosphate/phosphite/phosphonate ABC transporter substrate-binding protein, with product MKRSKTWLRLLAAAAAAVLMCCAGCDRPAGNIDFTQTQPQTAPAATASSVQPLRIAFASVMSPKETRQSYQQFVNHISQERQKPAVLLQKRTYEELNKLMDNGGADIAFFSTGAYSAYRGKTPIELLAMTQTNGSVLYQTYLIAASDSDITDFSQLQGRVFAFTDPLSYSGRQAIDFLLLDMNTSASAYFKSTFYTYNHDKSIWAVANHLADAASVDSQIYDFVNRRNPQLCEKVRVFAVLPAAPTGPVVMRSDLPDAEKAELRRIFYSMDQDPALHEAMQRTLIDKFVPPEPELYAALRHKYSIRNNVPGE from the coding sequence ATGAAACGGAGCAAAACCTGGCTTCGCCTGCTCGCTGCGGCGGCGGCAGCCGTCCTGATGTGCTGCGCCGGCTGCGACCGGCCGGCGGGAAACATCGACTTTACCCAGACTCAGCCGCAGACGGCCCCGGCGGCGACGGCGTCGTCCGTCCAGCCCCTGCGCATCGCCTTCGCCTCGGTCATGTCGCCTAAGGAAACGCGCCAGTCGTACCAGCAGTTTGTCAACCACATTTCCCAGGAGCGGCAGAAGCCGGCCGTCCTCCTGCAAAAGCGGACCTACGAGGAACTAAACAAGCTCATGGACAACGGCGGCGCCGACATCGCCTTTTTCTCCACCGGGGCCTACTCGGCCTACCGGGGCAAAACGCCGATCGAGCTGCTGGCCATGACCCAGACCAACGGGTCCGTACTGTACCAGACCTATCTCATCGCCGCCTCGGACAGCGACATTACCGACTTCAGCCAGCTGCAGGGCCGGGTCTTCGCCTTTACGGACCCCCTCAGCTATTCGGGCCGGCAGGCCATCGACTTTCTCCTGCTGGACATGAATACGTCGGCTTCGGCCTATTTCAAATCGACCTTTTACACCTATAACCACGATAAATCCATTTGGGCCGTCGCCAACCACCTGGCCGACGCTGCCAGCGTCGACAGCCAGATTTACGACTTCGTAAACCGGCGGAATCCCCAGCTGTGCGAAAAGGTCCGGGTCTTCGCCGTCCTGCCGGCGGCTCCGACAGGGCCCGTCGTGATGCGCAGCGATTTGCCCGACGCCGAAAAGGCCGAGCTGCGCCGCATCTTCTACAGCATGGACCAGGACCCGGCCCTGCACGAGGCCATGCAGCGCACCCTCATCGACAAATTCGTGCCGCCTGAGCCGGAATTGTACGCCGCCCTCCGCCATAAATACAGTATCCGCAACAACGTACCTGGAGAATAA
- a CDS encoding MFS transporter: MLNLLWQFFKTGPDIAQIADSEVVKRKFNSVRWRVFASITIGYAFYYIIRQSYSVIKKPLLASGIVTPTEIGIIGSIFFVTYGLGKFTNSFLADRMNNKRFFSFGLFISSLTMVGMGLVNSFVPLAVLWGLNGWFQSYGAGPSIVALNQWFSNKQRGTLYGVWFTSHNLGSSFAYFAIAAIVSAYNWSMGFVAAGIISLIGTAFIYFGMSDRPETMGLPNGAVYYGEKTQEQVDAEKKKSVSSQQWNAVVKNPAVWILGLSSLCVYIARYAVESWGVIYLTTEKGYDIMGAAGVMAYMQVAGIFGALLCGLISDKFFNHKRNKPALLYGILYSMSIAGFVWAPHSFTVDMLCMTFYGFTMGALVCYMGGLMAVDIVPKRVTGAAMGMIGLLSYAGAAIQEFVTGKLMTITVVGGEKVYDFGYATEFWVGAAVASTLLALLVWNAKPQED; the protein is encoded by the coding sequence ATGTTGAATTTATTGTGGCAGTTCTTCAAAACCGGTCCGGATATCGCGCAGATCGCCGATTCGGAAGTCGTCAAGCGGAAGTTCAACAGCGTCCGCTGGCGCGTATTCGCCTCCATCACCATTGGCTATGCCTTTTACTACATCATCCGCCAGAGCTATTCGGTCATCAAAAAGCCGCTCCTGGCGTCGGGCATCGTCACGCCGACGGAAATCGGTATTATCGGTTCTATCTTCTTCGTCACGTACGGCTTAGGGAAATTTACCAACAGCTTCCTCGCCGACCGAATGAACAATAAGCGGTTCTTTTCCTTCGGTCTTTTCATTTCATCTCTTACGATGGTCGGCATGGGCCTGGTAAACTCCTTCGTCCCCTTAGCCGTATTATGGGGCCTCAACGGCTGGTTCCAGTCCTACGGCGCAGGCCCGTCCATCGTCGCCCTGAACCAGTGGTTCAGCAACAAGCAGCGCGGCACCTTGTACGGCGTATGGTTTACGAGCCATAACCTCGGTTCTTCCTTCGCCTATTTCGCCATCGCCGCCATCGTATCGGCCTACAACTGGTCCATGGGCTTCGTTGCCGCCGGTATCATTTCCTTGATCGGCACGGCTTTCATTTACTTCGGCATGAGCGACCGTCCCGAAACGATGGGGCTTCCCAACGGTGCCGTTTACTACGGTGAAAAGACACAGGAACAAGTCGACGCGGAAAAGAAAAAATCCGTCAGCTCTCAGCAGTGGAACGCCGTCGTCAAAAATCCTGCTGTCTGGATTCTCGGCTTGTCTTCCCTTTGCGTATACATCGCCCGCTATGCCGTCGAAAGCTGGGGCGTCATCTATCTGACGACGGAAAAAGGCTACGACATCATGGGCGCTGCAGGCGTTATGGCTTACATGCAGGTTGCCGGTATTTTCGGTGCCCTCCTGTGCGGCCTCATTTCCGACAAGTTCTTCAATCATAAGCGCAATAAGCCGGCTCTGCTTTACGGTATTTTGTACTCCATGTCTATTGCAGGATTCGTCTGGGCTCCCCATTCCTTTACGGTCGACATGCTCTGCATGACCTTCTACGGATTTACGATGGGCGCTCTGGTCTGCTACATGGGCGGCCTCATGGCTGTCGACATCGTGCCGAAGCGCGTTACCGGCGCGGCTATGGGCATGATCGGCCTCCTGAGCTATGCCGGCGCGGCCATTCAGGAATTCGTCACAGGCAAGCTCATGACCATCACCGTCGTAGGCGGCGAAAAGGTATACGACTTCGGCTACGCTACGGAATTCTGGGTCGGCGCGGCTGTCGCCTCGACGCTCCTGGCTCTCCTCGTTTGGAACGCCAAGCCGCAGGAAGATTAA
- a CDS encoding IS30 family transposase: MCHYHHLTLSERENLLFFRAQSYSISRIAAALGRDKSTISRELRRNTVNGKYLPITAQQQYARRRKACKPHKRLENAELFALVKNLFLVHHWSPEEIAGRLQLEHQKALLSYATIYRAIYAGMFDETSSSHGSRGAVRRLRHHGKSRHTRQYQERRGSIPISHDISERPAGAANRSRRGHWECDTIAGKTGKACLVTLVDRKSRYLVGGKAAKKTAQAVNTVLLQVLQGQPVKSLTPDRGKEFAHHAAVTEALNGVPFYFPPPHQPWQRGSNENTNGLVREYFPKGTDITLVPEAYVQAVFAELNRRPRKCLGYKTPYEVHYSKKLHLA; this comes from the coding sequence ATGTGCCACTATCATCATCTTACTCTATCTGAACGAGAAAATCTACTCTTTTTTCGCGCGCAGTCCTATTCTATCTCTCGAATTGCGGCGGCCCTCGGCCGAGATAAATCCACGATCTCACGGGAACTACGCAGAAATACAGTGAACGGCAAGTATCTGCCCATCACCGCACAACAACAGTATGCCCGCCGCCGTAAGGCATGCAAGCCTCACAAGCGGTTAGAGAATGCCGAGCTATTCGCATTGGTTAAAAATCTCTTCCTGGTGCATCATTGGTCCCCAGAAGAAATTGCCGGACGCTTGCAGCTGGAACATCAGAAGGCACTCCTTAGCTATGCAACGATTTACCGCGCCATATATGCCGGTATGTTTGATGAAACGTCGTCCTCCCATGGGTCCCGCGGTGCGGTCCGCCGCTTGCGGCATCATGGAAAATCCCGGCATACCCGGCAATATCAGGAACGACGGGGTTCTATTCCCATCTCTCACGATATTTCGGAACGGCCAGCAGGAGCCGCTAACCGCTCCCGGCGAGGACATTGGGAATGTGATACCATAGCAGGAAAGACAGGAAAAGCCTGTCTGGTTACGTTGGTAGATAGAAAGAGCCGGTATCTGGTAGGAGGCAAAGCAGCCAAAAAGACAGCACAAGCCGTCAATACGGTATTGCTTCAGGTACTGCAAGGGCAACCTGTAAAAAGCCTTACGCCGGACAGAGGAAAAGAGTTCGCCCATCATGCCGCTGTCACGGAGGCCTTGAACGGCGTGCCGTTTTATTTCCCGCCGCCGCATCAGCCCTGGCAGCGGGGAAGCAACGAAAATACCAATGGCCTAGTCCGAGAGTATTTCCCGAAAGGGACGGACATCACACTCGTTCCAGAAGCCTATGTGCAAGCTGTTTTTGCAGAACTAAATCGCCGTCCCCGAAAATGTTTAGGATACAAAACGCCATACGAAGTACATTACTCTAAAAAGTTGCACTTAGCTTGA
- a CDS encoding LysR family transcriptional regulator has protein sequence MDLFQLTYFVEVAHKKSFTKASKALHISQPSISKGIKALEEHWNIRLFDRKGKNVELTEMGAYLLPRIEGILNDFTALNEEMESPQLLNAGKLTVGVPPMIASSLISPFIGHFITSYPQIELELTEVGSLDIVSAIDDGLVQVGFVALPITTEMPYDFFIFHREPLEIVMPPDHRLAKARELTLDDIKDEPLVYYAPSFALNPYIHSFYQNIMAHPKIICQSNNWDLQIEMVIARMGIALLPRSICQRIPADKAVHVPLVAPSIYWTLALIWKSKGFLSHPARTWVQSFKDYFKDGELSS, from the coding sequence AGCTTTACAAAAGCGTCCAAAGCGCTTCATATCAGTCAGCCTTCCATCAGCAAAGGCATCAAGGCGCTGGAAGAACATTGGAACATACGCCTCTTTGACCGCAAGGGAAAAAACGTCGAGCTGACGGAAATGGGTGCGTATCTCCTTCCCCGTATTGAAGGCATTTTAAACGACTTCACAGCGCTGAACGAAGAAATGGAATCGCCGCAGCTGCTGAATGCCGGAAAGCTGACCGTCGGCGTCCCGCCGATGATCGCGTCGTCTCTCATTTCGCCGTTTATCGGCCATTTCATCACGTCTTATCCGCAAATCGAGCTGGAACTGACAGAGGTTGGCTCACTGGACATCGTCTCGGCCATCGACGACGGTCTCGTGCAGGTCGGCTTCGTCGCCTTGCCGATTACGACGGAAATGCCCTACGATTTCTTCATTTTCCACCGGGAACCCCTGGAAATCGTCATGCCTCCCGACCACCGGCTGGCGAAGGCCCGCGAGCTGACCCTCGACGACATCAAAGACGAGCCCCTCGTATACTATGCGCCGTCTTTTGCCCTCAATCCGTACATACACTCGTTCTACCAGAACATCATGGCCCATCCCAAGATCATCTGCCAGAGCAACAACTGGGATTTGCAGATAGAAATGGTCATCGCCCGCATGGGCATTGCCCTGCTGCCGCGGAGCATCTGTCAGCGCATTCCCGCCGACAAGGCCGTCCACGTGCCCCTCGTCGCCCCGTCTATCTACTGGACCCTGGCCCTGATATGGAAGAGCAAGGGCTTCCTGTCCCATCCGGCCCGCACGTGGGTCCAATCCTTTAAAGACTATTTTAAAGACGGCGAATTGTCAAGCTAA